The genomic DNA GCTGAGCCTGTCGGCATCGTTGAACGCGCCTATTGCGCCGACGCGGTTCGGGGTGTTCCGCATGTGATGTGGCAGGGCGCGCGGGACATCATGTGCCCGAACGCCCACGCCGGTGCCCGCAGCGCCGGTGCAATGAGTTTAAAGGGCAAGATGAAGGCCGATGCGCCGTGCCTGCAAGGAGAGGTGAGCGATGTTCGAGACGATCCTGATAGCCAATCGTGGCGAGATTGCGTGTCGTGTGATGCAGACGGCCCAGGCGCTGGGCGTGCGGTGTGTTGCGGTGTTCTCCGACGCCGACCGGGACGCGAAGCACGTGCAGATGGCGGATGCCGCGGTCCATATCGGGGGCAACGCGCCTGCGCAGAGTTATTTGCTGGGGAACCGGATTATCGAGGCGGCGCATCAGACGGGTGCGCAGGCCATTCACCCCGGTTACGGCTTTCTGTCGGAGAACCCCGATTTCGTCGAGGCGGTCGAGGCCGCTGGTCTGACGTTCATCGGACCGTCCGCCGACGCGATCCGCGCGATGGGGCTGAAGGATGCCGCGAAGGCGCTGATGGTCGAGGCAGGAGTGCCGGTGGTTCCGGGATACCACGGATCGGATCAGTCCGACGGGCTTCTGGCCCGCGAGGCGGACGCCATCGGGTATCCGGTGCTGATCAAGGCCGTTGCCGGTGGGGGCGGCAAGGGGATGCGTCTGGTCGAGCGGTCTGCGGACTTCGCCGCGGCATTGGAAAGTGCGCGGTCGGAGGCGCTTACGGCCTTTGGCAATGCGGATGTACTTGTCGAGAAGTTTGTCAGTCAGCCCCGCCATATCGAAGTGCAGGTTTTCGGAGACGGCACGTCGGCCGTCCACCTGTTCGAGCGCGACTGTTCGCTGCAGCGGCGTCACCAGAAGGTCATCGAGGAAGCGCCAGCCCCCGGCATGACAGTGCAGATGCGGGAGGCCATGGGCGCGGCCGCGGTGCGCGCAGCGCAAGCTATCGGGTACAAGGGGGCAGGGACCGTCGAATTCATCGTGGACGGGTCGGACGGGCTGCGCCCTGACGGTTTTTTCTTCATGGAAATGAATACCCGGCTGCAGGTAGAGCATCCCGTGACGGAAGCGATCACCGGGGTCGATCTGGTGGAATGGCAACTGCGCGTAGCCGCCGGGGAGGCATTGCCGCTCGCCCAGGATGCGCTGCAGATCGACGGGCACGCCTTTGAGGCGCGTCTTTATGCCGAAGACGTGCCAAAGGGTTTTTTGCCCGCCACGGGGACGCTGAGCCATTTGTCATTCGATGCGCAGGCGCGCGCCGATAGTGGCGTGCGGGCGGGCGATGTGATCAGCCCATTCTACGACCCCATGATTGCAAAAGTTGTCGTGCACGGGCCCACCCGCGATGTCGCCCTGTCGCGTCTGCGGCAGGCGCTCGCACGGACGGAGGTGGCGGGCACGGTGACGAACCTGGCATTTCTGGGGGCCCTGGCGCGCCACGACGGGTTCGCCGCCGGTGATGTGGACACGGGTCTGATTGCGCGCGATCTGGATGCGCTCACGGCGGTGCCGCCGGTTGCACCGCGGCACGCAGCGCTGGCCGGAATGGCGGCGCTTGGTGTGCTCGAGCCGTCAAACGATGCGGGCTTCACGCTGTGGCAGCCGCTTTTGCAGCAGGTCACGCTTGCGTGGGACGGGGAGGAGCACATTGTGAAGGTGGAGACGCTTGGGCCGGATGCGCAGGACTGGCATGTGGGGGCAGACAAGGTGGCGGCGCGCCGGATCGGGGGGCGCTGGTATCTGGATGGCGCGCCCGCCGCGGCCGTGTCTGTGGCGGGATCGACGGTGACGGTCTTCGAGCATTTCGGCATGGTGTTTGAGCATATTGACCCGCTTGCCCGCGCCACGGCGGCGGCAGGGGATGGCAATCTGATCGAGGCGCCGATGCCAGGGCTTGTCCGGTCGCTTGACGCGCAGGTCGGCGCCGAGGTGAAGGCAGGCGACAGGCTCGCCGTCCTGGAGGCGATGAAGATGGAGCACAGCCTGCTGGCGGCCCGTGACGGGACCGTCGCCGAAGTGCTGGCCACCGCGGGGGATCAGGTCGAAGCGGGTGCTGCGCTCGTCCGGCTGGAGCCGCAGGAATGATCCGTCTGCACCATTGCCCGCAAACCCGCTCAATGCGCAGCCTGTGGCTGCTGCACGAACTAGGCATCCCGTTCGAGGTGATCACCTATCCGTTTGACAAGACCTTGAGGAGCGAGGCCTTTCTTGCGCTGAACCCGGCGGGCCGGGTGCCGGCGCTGGAGCTGGATGGCACGGTGCTGTTCGAAACCGGCGCGATCACGGAAATTTTGTGTGAACGGTTCTCGCCCGATACTCTGGGCCGCGCGTCGGATCATGGGGAGCGGGCGCAATGGCTCGTTTGGGTGCATTTCGCCGAAACCATCAGCCAGCACAGTGCGGCGCTGACCCAGCAGCATGTGGCCCTGCGCGAGGATCACATGCGCAGCCCCATCGTGATGAAGCTGGAGGCCGCGCGGATCGCCAAATGCTATGCCGCTTTGGAAACACGGCTGCAGGGGCGCGAATATCTGCTGGATGGGGGATTTTCGGCGGCGGATGTATCGGTCGGGCAGGCCGTCTATATGGCGCGCCATTTCGCGCGGGTCCCCGCCGCTTCGGCGCTTGAGCGCTGGTATGCGCGGATCAGCGCACGGCCTGCGTTTCTTGCGTCGCTTCCGGGCGGAGCCGCGCTTTTCAAGCAGGCGTTCTTTGAGCCATGGCCGCTTGACTAGCCGTGCGTGGCAGAGTGGGATGGCAGAATTGATCAAATGGGGGAGAAGCCGCAATGTCGATGGGACCGGTTGAGATATTCGAGGTGGGCCCGCGCGACGGCTTGCAGAACGAAAAAGGCGAAATCGCCGTGGCGGACAAGGTGGCGCTTGTCGATTGTTTGAGCGGTGCAGGGTTCCGCCGGATTGAATGCGCGAGCTTTGTGTCGCCCAAATGGGTGCCGCAGATGGCAGGGTCGGCGCAGGTGCTCGAAGGTATCAAACGGGCGGAGGGGGTGCGGTATGCTGCGCTCACTCCCAACATGCAGGGCTATGAAGAAGCGATCGCGGCGAAGGCAGATGAAATTGCCGTGTTTGCCTCGGCCTCCGAAGGGTTCAGCCGCAAGAATATAAACGCCTCGATCGAAGAAAGCATTGCCCGGTTCGAACCTATTCTGGAACAGGCCCGCCATGTCGATCTGCCGGTGCGCGGCTACGTGTCCTGCGTGATCGAATGCCCCTATGACGGGGCGATATCTCCCGAACAGGTCGCACAGGTCGCCGACAGGCTTTTTGCGATGGGCTGCTATGAGGTGTCGCTTGGCGATACGATCGGCGCAGGTACGCCAGACAGCATCGCGCGCATGCTGCTGGCCGTGCGTGACGTGGTGCCTGTGGGCCGTCTGGCGGGACATTACCATGACACCGGCGGCCGCGCGATCGAGAATATCGATGCGTCGCTCAGCCTTGGTGTGCGGGTGTTTGACGCCGCGGTGGGTGGTCTGGGGGGCTGTCCTTTCGCGCCGGGTGCCTCGGGCAATGTTGCTACCGAAGAGGTGGCCGCGCATCTGACCGCGCTGGGCTACGAGACAGGGCTCGATCCCGATCAGGTGGCCAAGGCCGCCGACATGGCCCGCGCGATGCGCGGCTAAGGGAAAGATTGGCATGTACGAAACAATCACGCAGCAGACCGATGCCCGCGGGGTCGCGACCCTGACGCTGAACCGCCCTGAAAAGCACAACGCGATGAGTGCGCAGATGCTGGAGGAGCTGACCAAGGCGGCGGCACAGCTCGGTGGGGATGACGCCGTGCGTGTTGTGGTGCTGACCGGAGCAGGGCGCAGTTTCTGCGCGGGTGGCGATCTGGGTTGGATGCGCGAGCAGATGGGCATGGATGCGCAGACCCGCGCCAAGGAGGCAGGCAAACTGGCAACGATGCTGGGCGCGCTGAACCGTCTGCCCAAACCATTGATCGGCAAGCTGCAGGGCAATGCCTTCGGCGGCGGTGTCGGCATGGCCAGCGTGTGTGACGTGGCAATCGGTGTGGATACGCTCAGGATGGGGCTGACGGAGACGCGGCTGGGCATTATTCCGGCAACGATCGGGCCATACGTTATTGCACGGATGGGCGAGGGGCGTGCCCGGCGGGTTTTCATGTCGGGGCGTCTGTTCGGGGCATCGGAAGCGGTCGATCTGGGGCTCTTGGCGCGGTGTGTGCCCGAAGACGATCTCGACGCGGCGGTGGACGCGGAAATCGACCCGTATCTGTCATGCGCCCCCGGTGCCGTCGCTGCGGCCAAGCAGTTGGCGCAGGACCTCGGCGGAGCTGCCAGCAAGGAAGCGGTGGCACTGTCGATCGCGGCGCTCGCCGAACGGTGGGAAACGGAGGAGGCATCCGAAGGCATCAGCGCATTTTTTGAAAAACGCCCGGCGGTGTGGATGCAAAAGGACTGATAAACGATGCGTATTGTGTTTACCGGTGGCAGCGGCAAGGCAGGCAAACATGCGATTGCCTATCTAAAGGCGCGCGGCCACGTCGTTCTCAATGTCGACCTGACAGCCGTCGATCTGCCCGGTGTGCAGACCCGGATCGCCGATATGACCGACGCGGGCCAGATGCACGATGTGATGCACAGCTATGCGGGTCTGGACGAGCTGGGCACCGGCAACGGGCCGCAACCCTTTGATGCGGTGGTGCATTTCGCCGCCGTTCCGCGCATATTGATACACCCCGATAACGAGACTTTTCGCATAAATACGGTCGGCACCTACAATGTCATCGACGCCGCGTTGAAAGCCGGCATTCGCAAGATCGTCTTTGCCTCGTCAGAGACGACATATGGCGTCTGCTTTGCCGACGGCCACCGTTTGCCCGATTACCTGCCCGTCGACGAAGATCATCCGACGGTCCCAGAAGACAGCTATGCGATGTCCAAGGTCTGCAACGAGGCGACAGCGCGCAGTTTTCAGGCACGCACCCATGCGGATATCTACGGGTTGCGCATCAACAACGTCATCGAACCCCACGAATACAAAGAGATATTTCCGCGTTTCGTCGAAGACCCCTCTCTGAGAGAGCGCAATATCTTCGGCTATATCGACGCCCGCGATCTGGGTCACATGGTCGATTGTTGTTTGCGGACCGACGGGTTGGGATACGAGATTTTCAACGTGGCAAATCCGGATTTGTCGGTCGATATGACGACACAGGCGCTCTGCGCGCAGTTCTATCCGGATGTACCGGTGCGGGAGGAATTGGAAGTCCATCAGACCGTCTATGCCATCGACCGCGCACGGCGTCTCGTCGGTTTTGCACCGCAACATGATTGGCGATCGGAACTGGCCAAAGGGTAGGGCCGACGCAAAAAGGGCGGCCCGAAGACCGCCCTTTGTAAACCGGTTATCCATGCCTCAATCGGGCAGCAGGACTTCGTCGATCACGTGGATCACACCGTTTGTCGCCAGAATGTCGGCATTCGTGACGGCGGCGTTGTTTACCTTGACCGAGGGACCGAATTTGGAGCCCGTGCCGTCGACGCGAATGGTCTGACCGTTGACTGTGGCGACGTTCTGCACCGTGCCCAGCACGTCACCGGCCTGAATGGCACCGGGTACGACGTGGTATGTCAGGATGCTTGTCAGCAGGTCCTTGTTTTCGGGCAGCAGCAGATTGTCGACTGTGCCGGCTGGCAGTGCGGCAAATGCGGCGTCAGTCGGGGCAAAGACGGTGAACGGGCCGGGACCACGCAGTGTGTCTTCAAGGCCAGCGGCCTGAACGGCAGCGACGAGAGTGGAGAAGTTGCCGTCGGCAGCTGCGATATCGACAATATCGCTACCTGTGTTTGCCGGTGCGCAGGCGGTCAGCGCGCCAAGTGCAGCAGCGGCGATTGTGGCCTTGAGAGCAAAACGTCTTTTCATGGTCTGTCCTTTATCAGTAACAATCGATGCACAGCCCCCCAGCACCCATTGCTGACATTCCGGCATCGTATGTTCCGTTAAACGCAGCAACTCGGCCATTGGTTCACAAATATTTCAAACGATGTGTAATTTGCGCAAGTTTCGGCGCGTTGCCGCCAATTGCGCGGCGAATATCAGCCTGTCGGCGGGTCCGGTGTTATCCGCAGGCCACGACCACCCGCCAAGGGCGTGGTCGGACGCTCATTCGCGGCACGATCCCGCCTGCAATTTTTCCGCCCCCGAGGGCCTGCCTGCGACAGCTTTCCACGCCTGATCCCGTTGACCCCACCGGTCCACGGGGCTAAACCCACCCTGACGCGTAGAGCGGGGCACCCAACGCCCACGCTATCCAAGAAAGGAGCCACCCTTGGACGATATGCTGCGGGAATATCTGCCCATCCTTGTTTTTCTGGCTGTTGCCATCGGTTTGGGCCTTGTTTTGATCCTTGCGGCGGTCGTGGTCGCGGTGCGCAACCCCGATCCCGAGAAAGTGTCGGCCTACGAATGTGGCTTCAACGCATTTGACGATGCGCGCATGAAATTCGACGTGCGATTCTATCTGGTGTCGATCCTGTTCATCATCTTCGATCTGGAAATCGCGTTTCTGTTCCCGTGGGCCGTCGCGTTCAAGGACATCAGCATGGTCGGCTTCTGGTCGATGATGGTGTTTCTGGGCGTTCTGACAGCCGGGTTCGCCTACGAATGGAAGAAAGGGGCACTGGAATGGCAGTAACCCAGACGAATATGCCCGCCACCGCCGGTATGGACCGTGACGTGGCGACGCAAAACCTCAATGCGGCGTTGCAGGACAAAGGCTTCCTGCTGACCTCGACCGAAGATATCATCAACTGGGCGCGCACCGGATCGCTGCACTGGATGACCTTTGGCTTGGCGTGCTGCGCGGTGGAGATGATGCACACCTCGATGCCGCGCTACGACCTGGAGCGTTTCGGCACCGCGCCGCGCGCGTCCCCGCGTCAGTCCGACCTGATGATCGTGGCCGGCACGCTGACGAACAAGATGGCGCCCGCCCTGCGCAAGGTTTACGACCAGATGCCAGAGCCGCGCTACGTGATCTCGATGGGGTCCTGCGCCAACGGTGGCGGGTATTACCACTATAGCTATTCTGTCGTGCGCGGCTGTGACCGCATCGTGCCGGTTGATATCTACGTGCCCGGCTGCCCTCCGACGGCAGAAGCGCTGCTTTACGGGATCATGCAGCTGCAACGCAAGATCCGCCGCACAGGGACAATCGTTCGGTGACCACCGATCTGGGGGATATGGAACCAACAGCGGCACATCTGGCGGAAAACAACGAAGTTTGCAGACGCCTGATTGCCAATGGTGTGGCGATGAACGCGGTCGAGCGGGTCTGGTTCTTTTGCGACTTCCGGACCGAAGACGACGCGCTTTATTTTGCCGACTGTTTCGAGGGCCTGCGCGCTGAACTGATGCCCGATCTGGGCCCCTCCGAGGCCCGGCTGCGCACGTGGGAAGAAACGGATGTGCCGCGCGAAAGGCTGGTGCTGCTGCGCATGGAATTCGATTTGCGGTTCGACGTGCGACTGGTGACGCGTATGGAACACGTGCTGCAGATGATGAGCGACGAATTGGACGGGGGCGAGGTGACTTGGGAATTCGAGACACCGACCGCCCTGCAAGAGATGAGGCTGAACTGAGATGAGTGACGCATTGAATGAATTGGGCGCCTACGTCGAGGCCAAGCGCCCTGACTGCGTTCTGGCCTGGGATGTGACACACGGAGAGCTGAACCTCAACGTGACGCTGGCAAATATCGCCGGTCTGATCGAGTTTCTCAAAAGCGATGCAACCTGCCGGTTCTCGTCTCTCGTCGACATCACGGCGGTGGATTATCCCGGACGCGCGAAACGCTTCGACGTCGTCTACCATCTGCTCAGCATGTACCAGAACCACCGCATCCGCCTGCGCGTTGCAGTGCGCGAACAGGACATGGTGCCGTCGCTGACGGGCGTGCACCCCTCGGCCAACTGGTTCGAACGCGAAGTCTTCGACATGTTCGGCATCCTGTTCTCGGGCCATCCCGATCTGCGGCGCCTGCTGACCGACTACGGCTTTCGCGGCCACCCGCTGCGCAAGGACTTCCCCACAACAGGCTATACCGAGGTCCGCTACGACGAGGCGGAAAAGCGGGTTGTCTATGAGCCGGTAAGCCTTGTGCAGGAATACCGCCAGTTCGATTTCATGTCGCCCTGGGAAGGGGCCGACTATATCCTGCCTGGCGACGAAAAGGAGAGTGCGAAATGATGGACGGCTCCAAATTTGACGACGGCAGTGTTGACGCACAGTCCGGCGAACAGAAAATCCGTAACTTCAACATCAACTTCGGGCCCCAGCACCCGGCGGCCCACGGGGTGTTGCGCCTGGTGCTGGAACTGGACGGCGAGGTGGTCGAACGGTGCGATCCGCACATCGGCCTGCTGCACCGCGGTACCGAAAAGCTGATGGAAAGCCGCACCTATCTGCAAAACCTGCCCTATTTCGACAGGCTCGATTACGTCTCGCCGATGAACCAGGAACATGCCTGGTGCCTTGCCATCGAACGGCTCACCGGGGTCGAAGTGCCGCGCCGCGCGCAGCTGATCCGCATCCTTTATTCCGAAATCGGCCGCATCCTCAGCCATCTGCTGAATGTCACGACACAGGCGATGGACGTCGGCGCGCTCACCCCGCCGCTGTGGGGCTTCGAAGAACGCGAAGAACTGATGATCTTCTACGAACGGGCCTGCGGCGCGCGTCTGCACGCGGCCTACTTCCGGCCCGGCGGCGTCCATCAGGATTTGCCCGCAGGTCTGTTGGACGACATTGAATCCTGGGCCGAAAAGTTCCTCACAGGTTTCATGGTCGATATCGACGGGTTGCTGACGGAAAACCGGATCTTCAAACAACGCAACGCCGACATCGGTATCGTCACCGAGGAAGACATCCAGAATTGGGGTTTTTCCGGCGTGATGGTGCGTGGCTCGGGGCTGGCATGGGATCTGCGCCGGTCGCAGCCCTACGAATGCTACGATGAATTCGACTTCCAGATACCCGTGGGCAAGAACGGCGACTGCTACGATCGCTACCTCGTCCGGATGGAAGAGATGCGCCAGTCGACGTATATCATCCAGCAAGCCATCGAAAAGCTGCGCGCACCGGAAGGTCAGGGCGATGTGCTCGCGCGGGGCAAGATCACACCGCCCAAACGGTCCGATATGAAAACCTCGATGGAAAGCCTGATCCACCATTTCAAGCTCTACACCGAAGGCTTCCATGTTCCCGAAGGCGAAGTCTATGCCGCGGTCGAAGCGCCCAAGGGTGAATTCGGCGTCTATCTGGTGGCGGACGGGACCAACAAACCCTACCGCGCAAAACTGCGGGCGCCGGGGTATCTGCACCTGCAGGCAATGGACTATATGTCCAAGGGCCACCAGCTCGCCGATGTGGCCGCAATCATCGGCACGATGGATGTGGTCTTCGGAGAAATCGACCGATGACGCGTCCGCGCGGACAGGCCGCATCGCCGCCGCGCCTTCATCTTGCCCGCTAAACTCCCGCCGGAGGCATCCGACGCCGCGACACAGACCAAGGGAAGACCCTAAATGCTACGCCGCCTACATCCTGACCAACCCGAAAGCTTTGCGTTCACCGCCGCCAACCAGGCATGGGCCGAAGGCCAGATCACCAAGTTCCCCGAGGGCCGTCAGGCCAGCGCGATCATCCCGCTGTTGTGGCGCGCGCAGGAACAGGAAGGCTGGCTCAGCCGGCCGGCGATCGAACATGTCGCCGAAATGCTGGGGCTGGCCTATATCCGGGCACTTGAGGTGGCGACATTCTACTTCATGTTCCAGCTGCAACCGGTTGGTTCCGTGGCACATATTCAGGTTTGCGGCACAACGTCTTGCATGATTTGCGGCGCCGAGGATCTGATCGGCATCTGCCGCGACCGCATCGCGCCCAACCCGCATCAATTGTCCGCGGATGGCAAATTCTCGTGGGAAGAGGTCGAATGCCTTGGTGCGTGTTCCAACGCGCCCATGGCCCAGATCGGCAAGGACTACTACGAAGACCTGACCGCCGAGCGGTTTACAGAAATGCTCGATCAGCTGGCCGCAGGCGATGTGCCGGTCCCCGGTCCGCAAAACGGGCGCTACGCCTCCGAGCCCCTGTCGGGGCTGACGTCGCTGACGGAATACGACAGCGGCAAGACCCAGTATAACGCCTCCGCCCAGTTGGCGACGGACATCGGCGATACGGTCAAACGCATCGACGGGACGGAAGTGCCGCTGCTGATGCCGTGGCAGGGCAAGGCCGCAAATACCGGCAAGAAACCTCCCGCCAAGAAAGCGGCGCGTGACGACATGATGCCGCCGGATGGGCCGGACGGCAATCAGGGCGGCAGGCTCGCGGGTGCGCCGGCCGCGCCGCGCAACACCGGCGTCAGCTCGGACATGTCCGGCGAAACAACCGGAGAAGCAGACGGCGCCACCGCAGCCGCGCGCCCCGATCCCGAAAAAGTGGCCCCCAAACCGAAAAAAGCGGTCAAGGCTCAGTCCGGCGTGCCCGCCGCGGGTCCCGGTAAAAAGCCCCGCACGATGAAGGCGCCGCGCAAATCGGGGGCCGATGATCTCAAGATGATCCGCGGTGTCGGTCCCAAGCTGGAGCGCATGCTCAACGACATGGGATTTTTCCATTTTGACCAAATCGCAAAATGGGGCCAAGATGAACTTGCCTGGGTGGATCAGAACCTTGAGGGTTTCAAGGGACGGGCCAGCCGTGACGAATGGGTCGATCAGGCAGACAAACTTGCGCGGGGTGAGCAGACGGCTTTTTCCGCTAAAGCCCGCGATGACGGGCGTTACGGCGGATAGGTAAGGATCCGCCTGTTCCACAGGGGGATAAGTACAGTTTATGGCAACGCATCAAAAAAGCACCGAATGTGTGGTGACCTGTTGGGGGATCGCCGCTGCCGTTGGCGTCCTCGCGATGGTCATGCTTTGGTGGATGGGTGATTTTTCCGCGCTGCAGGCCATCTTTACCGGTGGATTGATCGGCTTTGTGCTGGGTCTCGTGCTCAGCCTGACGATCTGTCGGCCACAAACCGCCGCTGCCGCTCTGGCATCGGAAGACAAACCCGCCGACCGCTACGCGCGTGAAGCAGCCGAGAAGAAAGCGCAGGCCGCTGAAACGGCGCATCAGGCCGGCACTGCCGGTACGGCTGCGGGCAACGCACCGACTGCGGCCGCCCCGGCGTCTGCGTCGACCACGACATCGACATCGACAGGTGCCGCCGCGGCCCAGCCTGCCGCATTTGTGATGCAGCCCAGCAAAAAGCTCGCAGGGCAGGAGGAGCTCTCCGCGCGCAAGGGCAGCTGGAAATACGAAGGCGCAGGCGCCTCCGCCGTCGAGGCCCAGCCCGATGCGCCCGCTGCAGCGCCGAAACCGGCCGCGAAAAAGGCCGCGCCGAAGAAAGCCGCATCAGCCGATGCGGCCCCTGCGATCGAGGACGGTCCGCAAAGCGAACCCGATCTTTACACAAGCGCACCGTCCGGGGGCGGCGATGACCTCAAACTGATCAGCGGTGTCGGTCCCAAGCTGGAACAAACGCTCAACGATCTGGGGATCTACAAGTTCGAGCAGGTCGCAAAATGGGGACCGGAGGAAATCGCGTGGGTCGACGCGCGCATCCGCTTCAAGGGCCGGATCACCCGCGACGACTGGATGAGTCAGGCCAGCACGCTGGCCGCAGGCGGCGAGACCGAGTTCTCGTCGCGCAACAAGAAATAGCCTGAGGGAGCCGCCGCACCATGCGCGACAAGGACGACGAATTGTCGCGCAAGGGACGGCGGCTGGCACTGGTCTCGGTGGCCTGCGCCTTTACCTTCATGGCAATCGAATTTTTGGGGGCTGCCTACGGGTGGCCCAACAATGTGATGGGCCTGTTGGAACTGGGCATAGCCGCCGTGTTCCTGTGGGTGATGGTACAAAGCTACATGCTCTGGCGACAACGCCAGCGCGATGAGAATGGATGAGCGATATGCTGCAGGATAAAGACCGGATTTTCACCAATATCTATGGCATGCATGACCGCACCCTGAAGGGGGCGCAGGCACGCGGGCATTGGGACGGCACGGCCAACATCATCAAGAAGGGCCGCGACTGGATCGTGGACGAGATGAAGGCATCGGGTCTGCGCGGCCGCGGCGGAGCGGGCTTCCCCACGGGCCTGAAATGGTCGTTCATGCCCAAGGAAAGCGACGGGCGTCCGTCCTATCTGGTGGTCAACGCCGACGAATCCGAGCCGGGCACATGCAAAGACCGCGAAATCATGCGCCATGATCCGCACACCTTGATCGAAGGGTGCCTGATCGCCTCTTTCGCGATGAACGCGCACGCCTGCTATATCTACATTCGCGGCGAGTACATCCGCGAGAAAGAAGCCCTGCAAAACGCCATCGACGAGGCCTATGACGCAGGCCTTCTGGGCAAGAATGCCGCCGGGTCCGGCTGGGACTTCGATCTCTATCTGGCACATGGGGCAGGGGCGTACATCTGCGGTGAGGAAACCGCCTTGCTGGAAAGCCTCGAAGGCAAGAAAGGGATGCCGCGGATGAAGCCGCCATTCCCGGCGGGTGCGGGCCTTTATGGCTGCCCCACCACGGTCAACAACGTCGAATCCATCGCCGTGGTGCCGACGATCCTGCGCCGCGGGGGCGAATGGTTCGCAGGTTTTGGCCGCCCGAACAACGCAGGGACCAAGCTCTTTGCGATCTCGGGCCACGTCAACAACCCCTGCGTGGTCGAAGAAGCGATGAGCATCTCCTTCGAAGAGCTGATCGAAAAGCACTGCGGCGGCATCCGTGGCGGCTGGGACAATCTCAAGGCAGTGATCCCCGGCGGATCGTCTGTCCCGATGATCCCGGGCAAAGACATGCGCGACGCGATCATGGATTTCGA from Sulfitobacter sp. S190 includes the following:
- a CDS encoding crotonase/enoyl-CoA hydratase family protein, whose amino-acid sequence is MYETITQQTDARGVATLTLNRPEKHNAMSAQMLEELTKAAAQLGGDDAVRVVVLTGAGRSFCAGGDLGWMREQMGMDAQTRAKEAGKLATMLGALNRLPKPLIGKLQGNAFGGGVGMASVCDVAIGVDTLRMGLTETRLGIIPATIGPYVIARMGEGRARRVFMSGRLFGASEAVDLGLLARCVPEDDLDAAVDAEIDPYLSCAPGAVAAAKQLAQDLGGAASKEAVALSIAALAERWETEEASEGISAFFEKRPAVWMQKD
- a CDS encoding glutathione S-transferase family protein, whose translation is MIRLHHCPQTRSMRSLWLLHELGIPFEVITYPFDKTLRSEAFLALNPAGRVPALELDGTVLFETGAITEILCERFSPDTLGRASDHGERAQWLVWVHFAETISQHSAALTQQHVALREDHMRSPIVMKLEAARIAKCYAALETRLQGREYLLDGGFSAADVSVGQAVYMARHFARVPAASALERWYARISARPAFLASLPGGAALFKQAFFEPWPLD
- a CDS encoding fasciclin domain-containing protein, whose translation is MKRRFALKATIAAAALGALTACAPANTGSDIVDIAAADGNFSTLVAAVQAAGLEDTLRGPGPFTVFAPTDAAFAALPAGTVDNLLLPENKDLLTSILTYHVVPGAIQAGDVLGTVQNVATVNGQTIRVDGTGSKFGPSVKVNNAAVTNADILATNGVIHVIDEVLLPD
- a CDS encoding NAD(P)-dependent oxidoreductase; the encoded protein is MRIVFTGGSGKAGKHAIAYLKARGHVVLNVDLTAVDLPGVQTRIADMTDAGQMHDVMHSYAGLDELGTGNGPQPFDAVVHFAAVPRILIHPDNETFRINTVGTYNVIDAALKAGIRKIVFASSETTYGVCFADGHRLPDYLPVDEDHPTVPEDSYAMSKVCNEATARSFQARTHADIYGLRINNVIEPHEYKEIFPRFVEDPSLRERNIFGYIDARDLGHMVDCCLRTDGLGYEIFNVANPDLSVDMTTQALCAQFYPDVPVREELEVHQTVYAIDRARRLVGFAPQHDWRSELAKG
- a CDS encoding biotin carboxylase N-terminal domain-containing protein, translating into MFETILIANRGEIACRVMQTAQALGVRCVAVFSDADRDAKHVQMADAAVHIGGNAPAQSYLLGNRIIEAAHQTGAQAIHPGYGFLSENPDFVEAVEAAGLTFIGPSADAIRAMGLKDAAKALMVEAGVPVVPGYHGSDQSDGLLAREADAIGYPVLIKAVAGGGGKGMRLVERSADFAAALESARSEALTAFGNADVLVEKFVSQPRHIEVQVFGDGTSAVHLFERDCSLQRRHQKVIEEAPAPGMTVQMREAMGAAAVRAAQAIGYKGAGTVEFIVDGSDGLRPDGFFFMEMNTRLQVEHPVTEAITGVDLVEWQLRVAAGEALPLAQDALQIDGHAFEARLYAEDVPKGFLPATGTLSHLSFDAQARADSGVRAGDVISPFYDPMIAKVVVHGPTRDVALSRLRQALARTEVAGTVTNLAFLGALARHDGFAAGDVDTGLIARDLDALTAVPPVAPRHAALAGMAALGVLEPSNDAGFTLWQPLLQQVTLAWDGEEHIVKVETLGPDAQDWHVGADKVAARRIGGRWYLDGAPAAAVSVAGSTVTVFEHFGMVFEHIDPLARATAAAGDGNLIEAPMPGLVRSLDAQVGAEVKAGDRLAVLEAMKMEHSLLAARDGTVAEVLATAGDQVEAGAALVRLEPQE
- a CDS encoding NADH-quinone oxidoreductase subunit B family protein, which produces MAVTQTNMPATAGMDRDVATQNLNAALQDKGFLLTSTEDIINWARTGSLHWMTFGLACCAVEMMHTSMPRYDLERFGTAPRASPRQSDLMIVAGTLTNKMAPALRKVYDQMPEPRYVISMGSCANGGGYYHYSYSVVRGCDRIVPVDIYVPGCPPTAEALLYGIMQLQRKIRRTGTIVR
- a CDS encoding NADH-quinone oxidoreductase subunit A, encoding MDDMLREYLPILVFLAVAIGLGLVLILAAVVVAVRNPDPEKVSAYECGFNAFDDARMKFDVRFYLVSILFIIFDLEIAFLFPWAVAFKDISMVGFWSMMVFLGVLTAGFAYEWKKGALEWQ
- a CDS encoding NADH-quinone oxidoreductase subunit C, with product MSDALNELGAYVEAKRPDCVLAWDVTHGELNLNVTLANIAGLIEFLKSDATCRFSSLVDITAVDYPGRAKRFDVVYHLLSMYQNHRIRLRVAVREQDMVPSLTGVHPSANWFEREVFDMFGILFSGHPDLRRLLTDYGFRGHPLRKDFPTTGYTEVRYDEAEKRVVYEPVSLVQEYRQFDFMSPWEGADYILPGDEKESAK
- a CDS encoding hydroxymethylglutaryl-CoA lyase; the encoded protein is MSMGPVEIFEVGPRDGLQNEKGEIAVADKVALVDCLSGAGFRRIECASFVSPKWVPQMAGSAQVLEGIKRAEGVRYAALTPNMQGYEEAIAAKADEIAVFASASEGFSRKNINASIEESIARFEPILEQARHVDLPVRGYVSCVIECPYDGAISPEQVAQVADRLFAMGCYEVSLGDTIGAGTPDSIARMLLAVRDVVPVGRLAGHYHDTGGRAIENIDASLSLGVRVFDAAVGGLGGCPFAPGASGNVATEEVAAHLTALGYETGLDPDQVAKAADMARAMRG